A genomic segment from Lignipirellula cremea encodes:
- a CDS encoding Flp family type IVb pilin, with protein sequence MLRKLFRSKKGQGLVEYALIIAGVALISAAGISVFGHKVTDMIAATATVLPGAHADDNGPMVSGKLIETTGAGSGSIQLDAATIAGNTDTGRLDSNVLGSDGSTDGFGGLILESAP encoded by the coding sequence ATGCTTCGCAAATTGTTCCGCAGCAAAAAAGGCCAGGGCCTTGTTGAATACGCACTGATCATCGCGGGCGTGGCGCTCATTAGCGCCGCCGGCATCTCGGTGTTCGGGCACAAGGTAACCGACATGATCGCGGCCACCGCAACCGTTCTGCCCGGCGCCCATGCCGATGACAACGGACCGATGGTTAGCGGCAAGCTGATCGAAACCACCGGCGCCGGCAGCGGTTCCATTCAACTGGATGCGGCCACCATCGCGGGCAACACCGACACGGGCCGGCTGGACTCGAACGTCCTTGGATCGGATGGATCGACCGACGGTTTCGGCGGCCTGATCCTGGAATCGGCTCCTTAA
- a CDS encoding prepilin peptidase has translation MNMLVVILPLLLLLVIATVCDLRHREVPDWISAGVLLWGIVLTGLGLHSVGWLGLLWGVLVGFVLSATVFYLGGLGGADVKLIAAMGAVLGPVALLFVLFWMALAGGVLALVAAAQGQRDFAYVPAITAGFVAYMVYPGEVWRHLFP, from the coding sequence ATGAACATGCTTGTTGTCATCCTGCCGCTGCTGCTTCTGCTGGTGATCGCCACCGTTTGCGATCTTCGCCATCGCGAGGTTCCGGACTGGATCTCCGCGGGGGTCCTGCTGTGGGGAATCGTACTGACGGGTTTGGGCCTGCATTCTGTCGGCTGGCTCGGTTTGTTATGGGGTGTGTTAGTCGGTTTCGTGCTAAGCGCAACGGTGTTTTACCTCGGCGGGCTGGGCGGGGCCGATGTGAAATTGATTGCAGCGATGGGGGCGGTTCTCGGTCCCGTCGCCTTGCTGTTTGTTCTGTTCTGGATGGCTCTGGCCGGCGGCGTTCTGGCCCTGGTCGCCGCCGCCCAGGGCCAGCGGGACTTTGCCTATGTGCCTGCGATTACCGCCGGCTTCGTCGCCTACATGGTTTATCCGGGCGAGGTCTGGCGTCACCTGTTTCCCTGA
- a CDS encoding TadE family protein, translated as MKESHQHQRPAVRPCATPSSRRRRSQMRRGQSLVEFALVSLVVYMLLAAILTFGHMLYVAQGVQQAADLAAREISRTPLPAEILLDDVLHGDASADSSLANVRSQIYDEHYLVLNLDTFHGRGSLAELVADLPLVNQQLVPLMISDQINGVNVLRYPGAIFTDGHTGNDPSDPPPSGFLVAIPLVNSRDGTGVETIAWVPVVEAIDSEASRLSSDQRGVVALRINYPFQSASMSSFRPNPDGPFEPNLANPNVANDAGVKVAPGGYQPSGTAIASDRDYGPYTGTYGLGAQAALGSQQLTGGLPVRPFRRVISAQAIYRRELFTP; from the coding sequence ATGAAAGAATCTCACCAGCATCAACGGCCTGCAGTGCGTCCTTGCGCGACGCCGTCGTCTCGTCGGCGCCGTTCGCAAATGCGCCGGGGGCAGTCGCTGGTGGAGTTCGCCCTGGTGTCGCTAGTGGTCTATATGTTACTGGCAGCCATTCTCACGTTCGGCCACATGCTATACGTCGCACAAGGCGTGCAGCAGGCAGCGGACCTGGCGGCGCGGGAAATCTCCCGCACGCCCTTGCCGGCCGAGATCCTACTGGACGATGTTCTACACGGCGACGCCAGCGCCGATTCGTCGCTGGCGAATGTTCGCAGCCAAATTTATGACGAGCACTACCTGGTGCTCAACCTCGACACGTTCCACGGACGCGGCAGCCTGGCCGAACTGGTCGCCGACTTGCCGCTGGTCAATCAGCAGCTCGTGCCGTTGATGATCTCTGATCAGATTAACGGGGTCAACGTACTGCGTTACCCGGGCGCCATTTTTACCGACGGCCACACGGGCAATGATCCGAGCGATCCGCCGCCGAGCGGGTTTCTGGTCGCGATCCCGCTGGTCAACTCGCGCGATGGGACGGGCGTCGAAACGATTGCGTGGGTCCCTGTGGTGGAAGCAATCGACTCCGAGGCGTCCCGGTTGTCCTCCGATCAGCGGGGCGTGGTCGCCTTGCGGATCAACTATCCGTTTCAGTCCGCTTCGATGAGCAGCTTCCGCCCCAATCCGGACGGCCCCTTTGAACCGAACCTGGCCAACCCCAACGTGGCCAACGACGCGGGCGTGAAGGTCGCACCTGGCGGGTATCAGCCATCGGGAACAGCCATCGCCTCGGATCGAGATTACGGCCCCTACACAGGAACCTACGGACTGGGAGCCCAGGCTGCGCTGGGCAGCCAGCAACTGACAGGCGGGTTGCCGGTCCGTCCCTTCCGCCGGGTGATTTCCGCCCAGGCCATTTATCGCCGCGAACTGTTTACGCCTTAA
- a CDS encoding SAF domain-containing protein — protein sequence MSVTAHHRRRSRLGLLALIPVALAMLGAGVVLSLWVLGVPLNFWQQEKPQANPYLVRIPINVRPIPAHTSVDRNDLLDSQTGWLKFQELPPRSVIGMAVSGIGSRGELAEGKITAVRQLEGQLIFVLSSGEEVPQSQTNELGGALMNVGAIIGRVVKQDKKAGLGFREDNFFPRGTPAGIAGATPPGMRSLVLEAGKLQGVHTLPAGARIDLIANVPLDELTSFDRGQSSRLPGAALLQSSSSKRKTQGGASEPILLAQEALVLRPVYQRVEAETSSSLTQGKRVQAVPVYEVALAMHPGDVIPLQTALNKGLEVICVAHSMQASGTADSPTPRPVDGPVAPVISRSILAYEVLTYDYFEDAATRRIRHEPVTAEEIERSGIITSLDQLVGVVVKHDIPKGSFITHADLLQVSPALPTPTPRSVAPPLPIAPERHVENKDEGLQEAAIAHDGFHFITQRQPASEAEEANLGEAAGDDRRNPRPNIVGEVPTISKFIPPGYKAAAIPWNRLYGAEHLQIGDVVDLTVSYSLQYEAESKEQERQPDGTVIDRTIKRRMSEPTERTYDETLGFRGEPWFAAIDAKVIGPVGYPPPAPATRFLGESLFQPSASGADTRSGPPIMFAIAERDQEAVSAALATNDATFSIVIHPPGGEASAPAGWKRIVLATEGIAAFERLTSTQLEQRHTRRLMTRLVRVDDAEFDNALTEAELRPFLGRVLRRYKVRHAFFTEEDFFPSGIEPGLSADIGSGSTVYVAADHDIEGLEHFRDNDRIAILYRGLIKPPAGVITHGLDLERPVASVIVPAARILRASQEGTTVLEISTKDLARLQAAWAASFSPGNGDQAAERRLNLVAVSLPSPAGETRIASEVRQATPTSTPAKSPEDIPGFDPLSNVRVLEAIVGDRRKTHVFAGDSRSAANRSDPFSTGRP from the coding sequence ATGTCTGTTACTGCCCATCACCGCCGCCGTTCGCGTCTTGGCCTGCTTGCCCTGATTCCGGTCGCTCTCGCCATGCTGGGAGCGGGCGTGGTCCTTTCCCTGTGGGTCCTGGGGGTTCCGCTGAATTTCTGGCAACAGGAGAAACCGCAGGCCAATCCGTACCTGGTGCGGATTCCGATTAACGTGCGGCCCATCCCGGCCCATACCAGCGTGGATCGCAACGACTTACTGGACTCCCAGACCGGCTGGCTCAAGTTCCAGGAGTTGCCGCCGCGGTCGGTGATTGGCATGGCCGTTTCCGGCATTGGCTCGCGAGGCGAACTGGCGGAAGGGAAAATCACCGCAGTCCGGCAACTGGAAGGGCAACTCATTTTCGTTCTCAGTTCCGGCGAGGAAGTTCCGCAAAGCCAGACGAACGAACTGGGCGGCGCCCTGATGAACGTCGGCGCCATCATCGGCCGTGTTGTAAAGCAAGACAAGAAGGCCGGCCTGGGCTTTCGCGAGGACAACTTCTTCCCCCGTGGAACGCCCGCAGGCATCGCCGGAGCCACGCCGCCGGGGATGCGATCTCTCGTCCTGGAAGCCGGCAAACTCCAGGGCGTGCATACTTTGCCGGCCGGCGCCCGCATCGACCTGATCGCCAATGTGCCGCTGGACGAATTGACTTCGTTTGATCGAGGACAGAGCAGCCGCTTGCCGGGCGCCGCATTGCTCCAGTCTTCCAGCAGCAAACGGAAGACCCAGGGCGGCGCTTCCGAACCGATCCTGCTGGCCCAGGAGGCGCTCGTGCTAAGGCCCGTCTATCAGCGGGTGGAAGCCGAGACAAGCTCCTCGCTGACCCAGGGCAAACGCGTCCAGGCGGTCCCCGTCTATGAAGTCGCGCTGGCCATGCATCCGGGCGACGTGATCCCCCTGCAGACGGCGTTGAACAAAGGACTGGAAGTGATCTGCGTTGCGCATTCGATGCAGGCCTCCGGCACGGCCGACTCGCCGACTCCCCGACCCGTCGACGGTCCCGTCGCTCCGGTGATCTCCCGTTCGATCCTGGCGTATGAGGTTTTGACCTACGACTATTTTGAAGACGCCGCCACCCGGCGGATTCGCCATGAACCGGTGACGGCGGAGGAAATCGAGCGGTCGGGCATCATTACCTCGCTGGATCAACTGGTGGGCGTCGTGGTCAAGCACGACATTCCCAAAGGAAGTTTCATCACGCACGCCGACCTGCTGCAGGTTTCTCCCGCCCTGCCGACCCCAACACCGCGGTCCGTCGCTCCTCCCCTGCCGATCGCACCAGAACGGCACGTCGAGAACAAGGATGAAGGACTGCAGGAGGCGGCCATCGCCCATGACGGATTCCACTTTATCACGCAGCGCCAGCCGGCGTCCGAGGCAGAGGAGGCCAATCTGGGCGAAGCGGCGGGCGATGACCGCCGCAACCCTCGCCCCAACATCGTGGGCGAAGTACCCACCATCAGCAAGTTCATCCCGCCCGGCTACAAGGCGGCGGCCATTCCCTGGAATCGCCTGTACGGGGCCGAGCATCTGCAGATCGGCGATGTTGTCGACCTGACGGTTTCCTATTCTTTGCAGTACGAGGCCGAATCCAAAGAGCAGGAGCGCCAGCCGGACGGCACCGTTATCGACCGGACCATCAAACGTCGCATGAGCGAACCGACCGAGCGCACTTACGACGAAACGCTTGGATTTCGCGGCGAACCCTGGTTCGCGGCAATAGATGCAAAAGTGATCGGACCGGTCGGCTATCCGCCGCCGGCGCCCGCGACGCGATTCCTGGGCGAGTCGCTCTTCCAGCCCTCTGCCAGCGGAGCGGACACGCGCTCCGGACCGCCGATCATGTTCGCTATTGCGGAGCGCGACCAGGAGGCCGTGAGCGCGGCGCTGGCGACCAATGACGCAACCTTTTCGATCGTCATTCATCCGCCCGGCGGCGAGGCAAGTGCGCCGGCGGGCTGGAAACGCATCGTGCTGGCGACGGAAGGGATCGCGGCGTTTGAACGGCTGACCAGCACCCAACTGGAACAGCGTCACACGCGGCGGCTGATGACGCGGCTTGTTCGCGTCGATGACGCCGAGTTCGACAACGCCCTGACAGAAGCGGAACTGCGGCCGTTCCTGGGTCGTGTGCTGCGGCGGTACAAGGTGCGGCACGCCTTTTTCACGGAAGAGGACTTCTTCCCGTCCGGCATTGAGCCGGGATTGTCGGCCGATATTGGCAGCGGAAGCACGGTCTATGTGGCGGCGGATCACGACATTGAAGGACTGGAGCACTTCCGCGATAACGACCGGATCGCCATTCTTTATCGCGGCCTGATCAAACCGCCCGCTGGCGTGATCACGCATGGACTGGACCTGGAGCGTCCGGTCGCGTCGGTGATTGTGCCGGCCGCCCGCATCCTCCGCGCCTCGCAGGAGGGAACGACCGTTCTCGAGATCAGCACAAAAGATCTGGCCCGCCTGCAGGCCGCCTGGGCCGCCTCGTTCTCTCCCGGCAACGGCGATCAGGCCGCAGAACGCCGATTGAACCTGGTCGCCGTATCGCTGCCCTCCCCTGCGGGGGAAACCAGAATCGCGAGCGAAGTTCGACAAGCGACCCCGACGAGCACGCCCGCGAAGTCGCCTGAGGACATCCCCGGTTTTGATCCCCTGTCGAATGTGCGCGTTCTGGAAGCGATCGTCGGCGACCGGCGTAAAACGCACGTCTTCGCCGGCGATAGCCGATCGGCCGCAAACCGCTCCGATCCCTTTTCGACGGGAAGACCCTAG
- a CDS encoding pilus assembly protein TadG-related protein translates to MFSSNRLKKRRRRGFTLVLFVLFLMCCMAMAAVVIDIGFVRLSKRQMQSLTDAAALGIQRELDDPQLQPFVMSDVMSEAGPTLDFEDDGMLLSGEFRAHPKLGSNSTGRWIPTLQAPQGNPADDILIGAYQSEKKQHGEVSVDPTSPDYYRREDFDMDATESNSDVLVRLRRTGEQLAPGGSSGPPTPFFFGRGLVIGGSPDVWQRIERGTFVRQTSIAQRTPAMSVGPYIAPTEGDGPGPGIVGLINVQVSLADWQSPGDQLDATQFEIYDPGELSFTSIGDPAKESSETEIISTQPEDYPDNSGYVTIIADDLTTFDDKVVIGFGYVVVDQDEQVLTRQSRRGYRNTSATPRPLRNLSGEQWEDLLAANAQLFSSSDSVVSAPVLVRSED, encoded by the coding sequence ATGTTCTCCAGCAATCGACTTAAAAAAAGACGTCGCCGCGGCTTCACGCTGGTGCTGTTTGTGCTGTTTCTGATGTGCTGCATGGCGATGGCCGCGGTCGTCATCGACATCGGCTTTGTCCGTCTTTCCAAACGACAAATGCAGTCCCTGACCGACGCCGCGGCGCTGGGAATTCAGCGAGAGCTTGATGACCCTCAGTTGCAACCCTTTGTCATGTCGGATGTCATGTCGGAGGCCGGACCGACGCTGGACTTTGAGGACGACGGCATGCTGCTTTCGGGCGAGTTCCGCGCGCATCCCAAGCTTGGCAGCAATAGCACCGGCAGGTGGATTCCGACCCTTCAGGCCCCCCAGGGAAATCCGGCGGATGACATTCTTATTGGCGCCTACCAGAGCGAGAAAAAGCAGCACGGCGAAGTGAGCGTTGACCCGACAAGCCCCGATTACTACAGACGCGAAGACTTCGACATGGACGCGACTGAGAGCAACAGCGACGTCCTGGTGCGACTGCGAAGAACGGGAGAGCAACTGGCGCCAGGCGGTTCTTCCGGCCCGCCCACCCCTTTCTTCTTTGGTCGCGGCCTGGTCATCGGCGGCAGCCCTGACGTGTGGCAGCGAATCGAACGCGGTACGTTCGTCCGGCAAACTTCGATCGCCCAGCGAACGCCGGCGATGAGCGTCGGTCCATACATAGCCCCCACGGAGGGCGACGGCCCTGGTCCTGGCATCGTGGGCTTGATAAACGTGCAGGTTTCGCTCGCCGACTGGCAATCCCCCGGCGATCAACTCGATGCAACGCAATTTGAGATCTATGATCCTGGCGAACTCTCCTTCACTTCCATCGGCGATCCGGCAAAAGAGTCCAGCGAAACCGAGATAATTTCAACGCAGCCAGAGGATTACCCTGACAACAGCGGGTATGTGACGATCATCGCCGACGATCTAACCACGTTTGACGATAAGGTTGTCATCGGCTTTGGGTACGTCGTGGTGGATCAGGACGAGCAAGTTCTGACCAGGCAAAGTCGGCGAGGGTATCGCAATACGTCCGCGACTCCTCGGCCCCTACGCAACTTGAGCGGAGAACAGTGGGAAGATCTGCTCGCCGCGAATGCACAACTGTTTTCCTCGTCGGATTCTGTTGTTTCCGCCCCCGTGCTTGTGCGGAGCGAGGACTAA
- a CDS encoding AAA family ATPase, with translation MSDTAQILIVTGDPKLREELLAAIASLGDRAVLPVVVDSLRKGIDAARNRAPDLILVEMTADLEGLRNFAREVADDAPVAAVFRPETFDADVSESTIIIGAIRAGVKDFLRRPVSSAELGELLTRSRGQATPASAAAGRVISFISNKGGVGKSTLAVNSAVALAMKRPDRVLLIDASLQMGVAASMLDLNPRVTLTDAASEQSRMDETMLRQMVTPHASGLHLLAAPADAVEAAAVNDEVIARVITLARRTYDFVVVDTFPLFDRVVVAVLDVSDRAYVVVENVVPTVVGAAKMLQVLDSIGYPKAKRRVVLNRMTSITGGLSAGDVAARLDSEIHAVLPYDKGIIMAANMGQPYAMQPGGVFGYFHRFAREFHAMVRELDSLHPDKNRQPAIHGRPFESEVDSPGERRGDRDPSYPVEAANEP, from the coding sequence ATGTCCGATACCGCTCAAATCCTGATCGTCACCGGCGACCCCAAGTTGCGCGAGGAGCTGCTGGCGGCGATTGCTTCGCTGGGCGACCGGGCTGTGCTGCCGGTGGTTGTCGACTCGCTGCGGAAAGGGATCGACGCCGCCCGCAACCGGGCGCCGGATCTGATCCTCGTCGAGATGACGGCCGACCTGGAAGGGCTGCGAAACTTTGCCAGGGAAGTCGCTGACGACGCGCCGGTCGCCGCCGTCTTTCGCCCGGAAACGTTCGACGCCGACGTCAGCGAAAGTACGATCATCATCGGGGCGATCCGCGCCGGCGTGAAGGACTTTTTACGCCGGCCTGTTTCCTCCGCGGAACTCGGCGAACTGCTGACTCGCAGCCGCGGACAGGCGACGCCGGCTTCGGCCGCAGCGGGCCGCGTGATTTCCTTTATCAGCAATAAAGGCGGCGTGGGAAAGTCGACGCTGGCGGTCAACTCGGCCGTCGCTTTGGCGATGAAACGCCCTGACCGCGTGCTGCTGATCGACGCTTCCCTGCAGATGGGGGTGGCGGCCTCGATGCTCGATCTGAATCCGCGGGTGACGCTGACCGACGCCGCCAGCGAACAGAGCCGCATGGATGAAACGATGCTGCGGCAAATGGTTACGCCGCATGCCAGCGGCCTGCATCTGCTGGCGGCTCCCGCCGACGCCGTGGAAGCCGCAGCGGTGAACGACGAAGTCATCGCCCGCGTCATCACGCTCGCCCGGCGAACGTACGACTTTGTCGTGGTCGATACGTTTCCGCTGTTTGACCGTGTGGTGGTGGCTGTTCTCGACGTGAGCGACAGGGCCTATGTGGTCGTCGAAAACGTGGTGCCGACCGTCGTCGGCGCGGCGAAGATGCTGCAGGTGCTCGATAGTATCGGTTATCCCAAAGCGAAGCGCCGCGTTGTCCTGAATCGCATGACGTCAATCACTGGCGGCCTGTCAGCGGGCGACGTGGCGGCGCGACTCGACAGCGAGATTCATGCCGTGCTGCCCTATGACAAAGGCATCATCATGGCGGCCAACATGGGCCAACCGTACGCCATGCAGCCTGGCGGCGTCTTTGGCTATTTCCATCGCTTTGCGAGAGAATTCCACGCCATGGTCCGCGAGCTCGATTCCTTGCACCCCGATAAAAACAGACAACCAGCAATCCACGGCAGACCGTTTGAATCGGAAGTCGATTCACCAGGAGAACGCCGGGGGGACAGGGATCCTTCTTATCCTGTGGAGGCCGCCAATGAACCCTGA
- a CDS encoding CpaF family protein, giving the protein MNPDAPGRSSREILSDANLNLPLERLRTKRATSQDATRSTPSSPALPQGSGPVAYLAVKGDLHQRLLDDLDRRGLLGADEEQLAEVVREFVDQALTLQELPLNDSERRRLVDDLLEETLGVGPLASLMADPAVTDILVNGPHQVFIERFGRLEATEVRFRDAEHLVRIIQRIAARVGRRIDESSPMVDARLPDGSRVNATLPPVTIDGPTLSVRRFGRRRLRREELLQLEMFSPAIHTFLEQMVRGRRNLLISGGTGSGKSTFLGAVAEAIPSTERIVTIEDAAELILDQVHVVRMETRPPNIEGRGLITARDLVINALRMRPDRIIVGEVRSGEALDMMQAMNTGHDGGMTTVHANSPRDALARLETMVLMSGLELPSRAIREQIVSALELIVHVRRFEDGVRRVESIAEVRGLEGTTPQLQEIFRFETRGRKGRRLIGEFVATGIVPRAVEELRNRDIHVPLEIFQRSQTTDHA; this is encoded by the coding sequence ATGAACCCTGACGCACCAGGCAGATCGTCTCGCGAAATTCTGTCAGACGCCAACCTGAATCTGCCGCTGGAGCGACTGCGGACGAAACGTGCGACGTCCCAGGACGCGACGCGCAGCACGCCGAGTTCTCCGGCCTTGCCGCAGGGATCCGGACCGGTCGCTTATCTGGCCGTGAAGGGCGACTTGCATCAACGGCTATTAGACGACTTGGATCGACGCGGACTGCTCGGCGCCGATGAGGAACAACTTGCCGAAGTGGTTCGCGAGTTTGTCGATCAGGCGCTCACATTACAGGAACTGCCGCTCAACGATAGTGAACGTCGACGGCTGGTCGACGACTTGCTGGAGGAAACGCTGGGAGTAGGACCGCTGGCCAGTTTAATGGCGGACCCCGCCGTGACGGACATCCTGGTCAATGGGCCGCATCAGGTCTTTATTGAACGCTTCGGCCGGCTGGAGGCGACCGAGGTTCGCTTCCGGGACGCCGAGCATCTCGTGCGCATCATTCAGCGTATCGCCGCACGGGTGGGGCGTCGCATCGACGAAAGCTCGCCGATGGTCGATGCGCGTCTGCCCGACGGCAGTCGCGTGAACGCCACGCTGCCGCCTGTGACCATTGATGGCCCGACGCTTTCCGTGCGCCGGTTTGGCCGCCGACGATTGCGCCGCGAGGAACTGCTGCAGCTGGAAATGTTTTCGCCAGCGATTCATACCTTCCTGGAACAGATGGTCCGCGGCCGCCGAAATCTGCTGATCTCCGGCGGCACCGGCTCCGGCAAGTCGACCTTCCTGGGCGCCGTGGCCGAAGCGATTCCGAGTACGGAACGGATCGTCACGATCGAAGATGCGGCCGAATTGATCCTGGATCAGGTCCATGTCGTGCGCATGGAAACGCGACCGCCGAATATCGAAGGCCGCGGCCTGATTACGGCCCGCGATCTGGTCATTAACGCCCTGCGCATGCGGCCTGATCGAATTATCGTCGGCGAAGTTCGCTCCGGCGAGGCCCTCGACATGATGCAAGCGATGAACACCGGCCACGATGGCGGCATGACGACGGTTCACGCCAACAGTCCCCGCGACGCCCTGGCCCGATTGGAGACCATGGTGCTGATGTCGGGGCTGGAGTTGCCTTCGCGGGCGATCCGCGAACAGATTGTTTCGGCGCTTGAGCTGATCGTCCACGTTCGCCGCTTTGAAGACGGAGTGCGGCGGGTCGAAAGCATCGCCGAAGTCCGCGGCCTGGAAGGCACAACGCCGCAACTGCAGGAGATCTTCCGGTTCGAGACGCGCGGCCGCAAAGGTCGGCGCCTGATCGGGGAATTTGTGGCGACAGGAATCGTGCCGCGGGCTGTCGAAGAACTACGCAACCGCGACATCCATGTGCCCTTGGAAATCTTCCAGCGTTCGCAAACGACCGATCATGCTTGA